The following coding sequences lie in one Leptospira saintgironsiae genomic window:
- a CDS encoding helix-turn-helix domain-containing protein has protein sequence MSRIKVFLIWILILGISAQIYSQGDEKKVGHLRIQDSDQTHWKQIDDFSVLLDWGFYPEPIDLRFRIGNLPEESKTEFLIFPWSLLDSVQVCDLKGDCLQAGFIHPVKEWLIPGIFPVFPLRKFLEESQEINIRIQSRNYILSEVRLVSAEELYSISTVYSGIVFSLLALVIVQIAYLINSYIRLRSKWILYQILFSFGMGLTFLFVSGIASRYLFPGFGFPLSLGKKIMIGYLIISGTLWVSHFLKIRQNFKPVWYFYNIVNILTAIMIALSFTQFPRQFISRSFTIFYLAVTSTAIVLSLVATRRKTIQTRWFVFGMFSLLAIELLNIISYKAFFSFDGKSFLFFIAFFVPVNIFLTSRSVRTRIRELEYEISLRREELRNFQIDKTSSDISGKKKSTIVGINVDITLARLNKLLDEDKIYLEEELRISDLAAVLGLSVHQVSELLNQVLNISFPDLLKKYRIEEAKRIILNDPSANILDLAFSVGFQSKSSFYDTFKKHTGLTPQEFKKSASPDSSEE, from the coding sequence ATGTCTAGAATAAAAGTATTTCTAATTTGGATCCTGATTTTAGGGATTTCTGCCCAGATCTATTCCCAAGGGGATGAGAAGAAGGTAGGGCATCTGAGGATCCAGGACTCGGACCAAACTCACTGGAAGCAGATAGATGATTTCTCAGTACTGCTCGATTGGGGGTTTTATCCTGAACCGATTGATCTACGCTTTCGGATAGGCAATTTGCCAGAGGAATCCAAAACAGAGTTTTTGATCTTTCCTTGGAGTCTTTTGGATTCTGTTCAGGTTTGCGATCTGAAAGGAGACTGTTTACAGGCAGGTTTTATTCATCCGGTGAAGGAATGGCTGATCCCAGGGATATTCCCCGTTTTTCCTCTCCGGAAATTTCTGGAGGAAAGCCAAGAGATCAATATTAGGATACAGTCTAGGAATTATATACTTTCAGAGGTTCGTTTAGTAAGCGCAGAAGAGTTATATTCCATTTCCACAGTTTACTCAGGGATTGTATTTTCACTTCTGGCACTTGTGATCGTTCAGATTGCTTACTTAATCAATTCTTATATTCGTCTTCGTTCCAAATGGATCTTGTACCAGATCCTCTTCTCCTTTGGTATGGGGCTTACATTCTTATTTGTGTCAGGGATAGCTTCTCGTTATCTCTTTCCAGGTTTTGGTTTCCCTCTTTCTTTAGGGAAGAAGATCATGATAGGATACCTGATCATTTCAGGCACTCTTTGGGTTTCTCATTTTTTAAAGATCAGGCAGAATTTCAAACCAGTTTGGTACTTTTATAATATAGTAAATATTCTGACTGCGATCATGATCGCTTTAAGTTTTACTCAATTCCCAAGGCAGTTTATTTCCAGATCCTTTACAATATTCTATTTGGCTGTAACAAGCACTGCAATCGTTCTAAGTCTTGTTGCCACAAGACGAAAAACAATCCAAACACGCTGGTTTGTATTTGGAATGTTCTCTTTACTTGCGATAGAATTATTAAATATCATTTCATATAAGGCATTCTTTTCCTTCGATGGAAAAAGTTTCTTATTCTTTATAGCATTTTTCGTTCCAGTAAATATATTCCTAACAAGTCGTTCCGTTCGGACTCGAATCAGAGAATTGGAATATGAGATTTCTTTAAGAAGAGAAGAACTTAGGAATTTCCAAATCGATAAGACATCTTCAGACATATCAGGAAAGAAAAAATCTACGATCGTTGGGATCAATGTAGACATCACATTGGCTCGATTGAACAAACTTTTGGATGAGGACAAGATCTATTTAGAAGAAGAATTGAGGATCAGCGATCTTGCTGCTGTGTTGGGATTATCAGTGCATCAGGTTTCGGAACTTCTGAACCAAGTGTTAAATATTTCTTTTCCCGACCTGCTTAAGAAATATAGGATAGAAGAAGCTAAACGGATTATTCTAAACGATCCTTCTGCAAATATACTGGATTTGGCGTTCTCTGTTGGTTTTCAATCTAAGTCCTCCTTCTATGATACTTTCAAGAAACATACAGGGCTAACTCCTCAGGAATTCAAAAAATCAGCTTCGCCAGATTCTTCTGAAGAATAA
- a CDS encoding MBL fold metallo-hydrolase — translation MQSIQKLFPGKRIITALVLAFTLAYCATTEPKPKIEIPSSKTSIQIQPIFHGSLVLTIGDKTIYVDPSWGGEKYKDLKKPDLILITDIHPDHLDLKTLGEIATKETQIIAPEAVAKEAKEYTNITRLKNGQSTSVGDINFSAIPMYNITKEHLDKHTKGRGNGYLIKFGGKTIYISGDTEDIKEMRALKNIDIAFLCMNQPYTMTVEKAADAVKDFKPKVVYPYHYRGKDGLSDTEKFKALVKESSPSTEVELINWY, via the coding sequence ATGCAATCCATCCAGAAACTTTTTCCAGGTAAGAGAATTATTACCGCCCTTGTCCTTGCTTTTACACTCGCCTACTGCGCAACAACAGAACCAAAACCTAAAATCGAGATCCCAAGTTCTAAAACTTCTATCCAAATCCAGCCAATCTTTCATGGAAGTCTAGTTCTGACAATTGGCGATAAGACAATCTATGTGGATCCTTCTTGGGGAGGAGAAAAATATAAGGATCTGAAAAAACCGGATTTGATCCTGATCACAGATATTCACCCTGATCATCTGGATCTAAAAACTTTAGGAGAGATCGCAACCAAGGAAACTCAGATCATCGCTCCGGAAGCTGTTGCGAAAGAAGCCAAAGAATATACAAATATCACTCGTTTGAAAAATGGACAATCCACTTCAGTAGGTGATATAAACTTCTCCGCTATTCCTATGTATAATATTACCAAAGAACATTTGGATAAACATACTAAAGGAAGAGGAAATGGTTATCTCATCAAGTTTGGTGGAAAGACAATCTATATCTCCGGTGATACTGAAGATATTAAAGAAATGAGAGCTCTGAAGAATATTGACATCGCATTTCTTTGTATGAATCAACCTTATACAATGACCGTAGAAAAAGCTGCAGACGCAGTGAAAGACTTTAAACCTAAAGTTGTGTATCCATACCACTACCGCGGAAAAGACGGATTAAGTGATACTGAAAAGTTTAAGGCACTTGTAAAAGAGTCCAGCCCTTCTACAGAAGTTGAATTGATCAACTGGTATTGA
- a CDS encoding lipin/Ned1/Smp2 family protein, whose translation MRSFLLALCLTAFSGGLWADCPDYTTPSNPPSFSKPTKRSFRNFGNTILAGLYVPYHMVYDTIVKSGSNATMVGKFDYDAVFHKDLEGEYIHVYIYGTAMSGWTYVGRYTTNGDGKITANLGIRATGDYIVRMVVEGDLSSADGYLTVADPGRQTVLFDVDGTLTTNDFEALADYAGIKIADAYYYAPETVNAYRNKGYQIVYLTGRPYWNTKDTREWFPSKGMKSWHYHPSSDYLGANVQAYKTDYINYLRNTVGLDIIRAYGNATTDIAAYAAGGIPKSDTWIIGENAGKEGTQSITGNYSLHYNTVVASTPQSSSCY comes from the coding sequence ATGCGATCCTTTTTGTTAGCCTTGTGCTTAACTGCGTTCTCAGGTGGCCTTTGGGCAGATTGTCCGGACTACACCACTCCTTCTAATCCACCTAGTTTTTCAAAACCTACCAAAAGAAGTTTTCGAAATTTCGGAAATACTATCTTAGCTGGTTTGTATGTACCTTATCATATGGTTTATGATACGATCGTGAAATCAGGATCAAATGCAACTATGGTTGGTAAATTTGATTATGACGCTGTATTTCACAAAGATTTGGAAGGTGAATACATTCATGTTTATATCTATGGAACTGCGATGAGTGGTTGGACCTATGTTGGTCGTTATACTACGAATGGTGACGGAAAAATCACTGCGAACTTAGGCATTCGTGCAACTGGTGATTATATTGTTCGTATGGTGGTAGAAGGTGATCTGTCTAGTGCTGATGGTTATTTAACTGTGGCTGATCCTGGTCGCCAAACTGTTCTGTTCGATGTGGACGGAACCTTGACCACAAACGATTTTGAAGCTCTTGCAGATTATGCAGGTATCAAAATTGCGGACGCTTATTACTATGCTCCCGAAACTGTGAATGCATATCGTAATAAAGGATATCAGATCGTTTATTTAACCGGCCGTCCTTATTGGAATACAAAAGATACTCGCGAATGGTTCCCTTCCAAAGGAATGAAGTCTTGGCATTACCATCCTAGTTCTGATTATTTAGGTGCGAATGTTCAGGCTTACAAAACTGATTATATCAATTATTTGCGCAATACCGTTGGCTTGGATATTATTCGTGCCTATGGAAATGCGACTACTGATATTGCGGCATACGCAGCAGGTGGTATTCCGAAATCGGATACTTGGATTATTGGAGAAAATGCAGGTAAAGAAGGAACCCAGTCGATCACTGGAAATTATTCTCTTCATTACAATACTGTAGTAGCAAGTACTCCTCAATCTTCTTCCTGTTATTGA
- a CDS encoding lysozyme inhibitor LprI family protein — MRLLLSSTSLLLITFSIFSKSSEPVDPCSKIKNKNDQKKCYSKEYQTADKELNVTYKKIRDGLSESQKEDLKKLQVLWIGYRDGVCEGPMYASDESGIETIICKTGTTAERTKYLNHVWKFGTASKEGLGSYTDGFGGSLKLFRDKSTKDIQFSFEVVRGPTAHLGEVSGNWTPTKEGKWTWASTKDCKSEDPDCCLLEFEYFQNRIEVEEVSCSAYHGARAYFGGSYRYEFK, encoded by the coding sequence ATGCGCCTTCTACTTTCCTCCACTTCACTACTCTTAATTACATTTTCTATTTTTTCCAAGTCATCCGAACCCGTAGATCCTTGCTCTAAGATCAAAAACAAGAATGATCAGAAAAAATGTTATTCTAAGGAATACCAGACAGCAGACAAAGAATTGAATGTGACTTATAAAAAGATAAGAGACGGTTTATCGGAATCGCAAAAAGAAGATTTAAAAAAATTGCAAGTTCTTTGGATCGGATACAGAGATGGGGTATGCGAAGGACCTATGTATGCTTCGGATGAATCTGGTATAGAAACAATTATCTGTAAAACTGGAACGACTGCAGAAAGAACTAAATATTTAAATCATGTTTGGAAATTCGGCACAGCTTCTAAAGAAGGATTGGGTTCCTATACGGATGGTTTCGGAGGTAGTTTAAAACTTTTCAGGGATAAATCGACTAAGGATATCCAATTTTCTTTCGAGGTTGTTAGAGGTCCTACAGCTCATTTAGGAGAAGTGAGCGGAAATTGGACTCCAACCAAAGAAGGCAAATGGACCTGGGCTTCTACCAAGGATTGTAAATCAGAAGATCCTGATTGTTGCTTATTGGAATTCGAATATTTTCAAAATAGAATAGAGGTAGAAGAAGTTTCTTGTTCTGCATATCACGGAGCAAGAGCTTATTTCGGCGGAAGTTATAGATATGAATTTAAATAA
- a CDS encoding ArsR/SmtB family transcription factor, giving the protein MAIIFLIKNPKTFNQMVDSFVGLCYAFNHMVESRKYDLNLIFQALSDPTRRAMLKSLSKKERVITEIAKPFEMSLAAASKHIKVLEKAKLVNRRKEGSFSYLSLNGKAMMSADRWIQYYKKFWEDQLDSLKELLEEIE; this is encoded by the coding sequence ATGGCAATAATTTTTCTGATAAAAAATCCAAAAACATTCAACCAAATGGTTGACTCATTTGTTGGTCTATGTTATGCATTTAACCATATGGTTGAATCCAGGAAATACGACCTCAATTTGATCTTCCAGGCATTGTCAGATCCTACAAGAAGAGCAATGCTAAAAAGCCTTTCTAAAAAGGAGAGGGTGATCACAGAAATCGCAAAACCGTTCGAAATGTCATTAGCTGCTGCTTCTAAACATATTAAGGTTTTGGAAAAGGCAAAGTTAGTGAATAGAAGAAAGGAAGGTTCCTTCTCCTATTTAAGCCTGAACGGAAAGGCGATGATGAGTGCGGATAGATGGATACAATATTATAAGAAATTCTGGGAGGATCAGTTGGATTCTCTCAAGGAACTGTTGGAGGAAATAGAATGA
- a CDS encoding SRPBCC family protein yields the protein MKTAEYKLQISKFIKAKREKVFEAWINPEIMKKWGCPKELSIGEIQMDFKVGGKFRTSMLGNGDVYIATGIYQEIILNEKLVFTHSWEGPDQGNTLVTVVFKDKGEGTEVFLTHEKLSNESSMEGHKQGWISTLENLELQFS from the coding sequence ATGAAAACAGCAGAATACAAACTGCAAATATCTAAGTTTATCAAGGCCAAAAGAGAGAAGGTCTTCGAAGCCTGGATCAACCCTGAAATTATGAAAAAATGGGGCTGTCCTAAGGAATTAAGCATCGGAGAGATCCAGATGGATTTTAAAGTAGGAGGCAAATTTAGGACCTCTATGCTCGGTAATGGAGATGTTTATATCGCTACAGGGATATATCAAGAAATCATATTAAACGAAAAACTTGTTTTTACTCATAGTTGGGAAGGACCGGACCAAGGTAACACTCTTGTTACAGTTGTATTTAAGGACAAGGGAGAAGGAACTGAAGTATTCCTGACTCATGAAAAACTTTCTAACGAAAGTTCTATGGAAGGTCATAAACAAGGTTGGATCAGTACATTGGAAAACCTTGAGCTTCAATTCTCTTGA
- a CDS encoding GFA family protein encodes MALRKYLGSCRCKKVRFEAWIDLAQGTFKCNCTSCVKGRFWGVSVKPENFKYLDGEEELTVYSTRIDGIFCKHCGVGIGGWGDVPEAGGKNIAINLGALDDLDPKEWAGAPISYYDGLHDRWDREPEFISHL; translated from the coding sequence ATGGCTTTAAGAAAATACTTAGGAAGTTGTCGTTGTAAAAAGGTCCGCTTCGAGGCTTGGATAGATCTGGCCCAAGGAACCTTTAAATGTAACTGTACGAGTTGTGTAAAAGGAAGATTTTGGGGAGTCTCTGTAAAACCTGAAAACTTTAAATATTTGGACGGAGAGGAAGAGCTTACCGTATATTCGACTCGGATCGACGGAATATTTTGCAAACATTGTGGAGTAGGTATCGGTGGATGGGGAGATGTTCCCGAAGCGGGTGGTAAAAATATCGCTATCAATCTGGGCGCGTTGGATGATCTAGACCCTAAGGAATGGGCGGGAGCTCCAATCAGCTACTATGATGGATTACATGATCGCTGGGACAGGGAGCCAGAGTTTATCTCACATCTTTAA
- the amt gene encoding ammonium transporter: protein MPKTNFDILWIILSSGLVFFMQAGFLCLESGLTRTKNSINVAIKNITDFGIATLVFYSIGFGLMFGATYNGWIGKDMFFPDFSKTSPETSVFFLFQLMFCGTAATIVSGAVAERMKFGAYIIVTTIISSLIYPIFGHWVWGRDLQDWNQFTGWLAHLGFMDFAGSTAVHSVGGWVGLSAMILIGNRTGKYGKDGSVRKITGHNLPLAMLGTLILWFGWIGFNGGSTLAFTSEVPKIIVNTMFAASGGMASSLIYGWIRLKYAEATLPLNGTLAGLVAITAPCNAVNSIESLLIGLVAGILMFEAGVILDKLKLDDAVGAIPVHLVSGIWGTLAVGFFGDLSILGTGLDRSTQILIQLLGVVSCAILSFGVSYPLLFIIHRFYSLRVSPQNEYQGLNYTEHRATTELIDLFLEMEYQKQTGDLSQDLSIEPFTEVGQIAERYNLVLDKIRTNIKEKETLAVELEHNLSLLQSDLSTARKIQSGIISQEDKLTGDLEITVRYLPLTEVGGDFFDIMELRPGLTRVFLADATGHGVQAALLTMAIKAIYESLKRGIYSVTEILYHLNNEFLHTFKNLNQFFTCIVVDIDTNMNLIRYSSAGHVPQYLIQDKDIHSLEKTGRIMGVIPNTKYTSNEIQFTQDSKVILFTDGLFEQWNSQKEEFGEERVEAIIGNLKGIPIGEGIDQILKKLDEFLDGSPKQDDISVLGISRKTKK from the coding sequence ATGCCTAAAACGAATTTCGACATTCTTTGGATCATTCTTTCTTCGGGATTGGTATTCTTTATGCAAGCCGGGTTCTTATGTTTAGAATCCGGGCTAACGCGAACTAAGAATTCGATTAACGTAGCCATTAAGAATATTACAGATTTTGGTATTGCTACTCTCGTTTTCTATTCAATCGGATTCGGGCTTATGTTCGGTGCAACTTATAATGGTTGGATTGGAAAGGATATGTTCTTTCCTGATTTTTCAAAAACAAGTCCAGAAACTTCTGTTTTCTTTTTATTCCAACTCATGTTCTGCGGGACCGCAGCCACTATAGTTTCTGGCGCTGTTGCAGAAAGAATGAAGTTCGGTGCCTATATCATTGTTACTACAATCATTTCTTCTTTGATCTATCCGATTTTCGGACATTGGGTTTGGGGAAGAGATCTACAAGATTGGAATCAATTCACAGGTTGGCTTGCTCATCTTGGTTTTATGGATTTTGCTGGTTCTACTGCAGTCCATAGTGTTGGTGGATGGGTTGGGCTTTCTGCGATGATACTCATTGGAAACAGGACCGGAAAATATGGCAAGGATGGTTCTGTCCGAAAGATAACTGGGCATAATCTTCCGCTTGCTATGCTTGGAACATTAATACTTTGGTTTGGTTGGATAGGATTTAATGGGGGAAGCACTCTTGCTTTCACTTCCGAAGTTCCAAAGATCATTGTAAATACAATGTTTGCTGCTTCTGGAGGAATGGCTTCCAGTTTGATCTATGGTTGGATCCGTTTAAAATATGCAGAAGCTACTCTTCCTTTAAACGGAACATTGGCTGGCCTTGTTGCAATCACTGCTCCTTGTAATGCGGTTAATTCTATTGAATCACTTTTGATTGGACTAGTTGCAGGAATTCTAATGTTCGAAGCAGGAGTTATTTTAGATAAGCTGAAATTGGATGATGCGGTGGGAGCGATTCCTGTTCATCTAGTGTCCGGTATCTGGGGCACCTTGGCAGTCGGATTTTTTGGAGATCTCTCTATTTTAGGTACTGGACTGGATAGAAGTACCCAGATTTTAATTCAGTTACTTGGTGTTGTTTCTTGTGCGATTCTTTCTTTTGGAGTAAGTTATCCTCTTCTTTTTATTATCCATCGTTTTTATAGCCTAAGAGTTTCTCCCCAGAATGAATACCAAGGCCTGAATTATACAGAACATAGAGCCACTACTGAGCTAATAGATCTATTTTTAGAAATGGAATACCAGAAACAAACTGGGGATCTAAGCCAGGATCTTTCTATAGAACCATTTACGGAAGTAGGACAGATTGCAGAAAGATATAACTTGGTCTTGGATAAGATCAGAACCAATATTAAAGAAAAAGAAACTTTAGCCGTAGAGTTAGAACATAACCTAAGCTTACTACAAAGTGATCTATCTACCGCTAGAAAGATCCAATCTGGGATCATTTCCCAAGAAGATAAGCTTACGGGAGATTTGGAAATTACAGTAAGATATCTTCCTCTTACAGAAGTCGGGGGAGATTTTTTTGATATAATGGAACTTCGTCCTGGATTGACCAGAGTATTTCTTGCAGATGCAACTGGGCATGGTGTGCAGGCTGCACTCTTGACTATGGCGATCAAAGCAATTTATGAATCCTTAAAGCGCGGGATTTATAGTGTTACTGAAATTTTATATCATTTAAACAATGAATTCTTACATACATTCAAAAACCTGAATCAATTTTTTACCTGTATCGTGGTAGACATAGATACAAATATGAATTTGATCCGATATTCTTCCGCGGGACATGTGCCTCAATATTTGATCCAGGACAAAGATATTCACTCATTGGAAAAAACTGGAAGGATCATGGGCGTTATCCCGAACACTAAATATACTTCCAATGAGATACAATTTACACAAGATTCTAAGGTAATACTTTTTACAGATGGTCTTTTTGAGCAATGGAACTCTCAAAAAGAAGAGTTTGGAGAAGAAAGGGTAGAAGCGATCATAGGAAATCTAAAAGGAATTCCTATTGGAGAAGGGATCGACCAAATATTAAAAAAGTTAGATGAATTTCTTGATGGATCTCCCAAACAAGATGATATTTCGGTTTTAGGGATCAGTAGAAAAACCAAAAAATAG
- a CDS encoding DUF3147 family protein encodes MLYLILKYAVTSALVVLISEIARRNDRAGALIASLPLVTILTLLWLQFEKTDPEKISNHAYYTFWFVIPTLPMFLVFPKLYSTFGFWSALGSCVLLTVLLFISFNYVLEKFGIKLI; translated from the coding sequence ATGTTATATCTTATACTTAAATACGCAGTGACTTCTGCATTAGTGGTTTTAATTTCTGAAATTGCTCGTAGGAATGATCGAGCGGGTGCCTTGATCGCTTCTCTTCCTTTGGTGACCATTTTGACATTATTATGGTTGCAGTTTGAAAAAACAGATCCTGAAAAGATATCTAATCATGCATATTATACTTTCTGGTTTGTGATCCCTACTTTGCCAATGTTTTTGGTGTTTCCTAAACTGTATTCTACATTCGGTTTTTGGTCTGCACTTGGATCTTGCGTTCTACTTACTGTTTTACTTTTCATTTCCTTTAATTACGTTCTTGAAAAATTCGGTATCAAACTTATTTAA
- a CDS encoding phosphotransferase family protein: MPTKKTKQPSPGKSLAIGRSAEISEYGPNKILKLFFKEFPSSEVDTEYSNSVIAFSSGATSMKCYEKIKIGDRKGLIFDRLDGISLTKLPDKNPLALFSLSKILADLHLDLHNKKTKKMKDIRSEAIQVLSREPLSFLNKEEKKVAKRLIENLPEGSSILHLDFHPENVVVTKDSFVIIDWMTALKGDPAADVASTVFLFQDAELWPGTPFLKVIFYNIVRKFILKGYLKRYLSVSGMDWKDIEKWRLSILIFRLGLWNIESERVALQKEIKEIISSSKAGK, from the coding sequence ATGCCTACTAAAAAAACAAAACAACCAAGCCCTGGAAAATCACTCGCAATAGGTAGGTCCGCCGAAATTTCGGAATATGGACCAAACAAGATCTTAAAATTATTTTTTAAAGAATTCCCTTCTTCTGAAGTAGATACTGAATATTCTAATTCTGTAATAGCTTTCTCGTCTGGTGCTACTTCCATGAAATGTTATGAGAAGATTAAGATTGGAGATAGGAAAGGGTTGATCTTTGATAGATTGGATGGGATTTCCCTTACCAAACTTCCGGACAAAAACCCTCTGGCACTTTTCAGTCTTTCTAAAATACTCGCAGACCTTCATCTGGATTTGCATAATAAAAAAACTAAGAAGATGAAGGATATCAGATCAGAGGCAATTCAAGTTCTTTCTCGAGAGCCACTTTCTTTTTTGAACAAAGAAGAGAAGAAGGTCGCAAAACGACTTATCGAAAATCTGCCTGAAGGTTCTTCTATTTTACATTTGGATTTTCATCCTGAGAATGTGGTCGTTACAAAAGATTCTTTTGTGATTATAGATTGGATGACCGCCTTAAAAGGAGATCCCGCTGCGGATGTTGCCTCTACTGTTTTTCTATTCCAAGACGCTGAGCTTTGGCCGGGAACTCCATTTCTAAAAGTGATATTTTATAATATAGTTCGAAAGTTCATCTTAAAAGGTTATTTAAAACGATATCTCTCTGTTTCTGGAATGGATTGGAAAGATATAGAAAAATGGAGACTTTCTATATTAATTTTTCGTTTAGGACTTTGGAATATAGAAAGTGAAAGAGTGGCTCTCCAAAAAGAGATCAAAGAGATTATTTCTTCTTCTAAGGCAGGTAAATGA
- a CDS encoding glycerol-3-phosphate dehydrogenase/oxidase, translating to MSPQKLERFIENIGDEAYFDVLIIGGGITGSALAYEVASRGLSVALVEKEDFGGATSSATGKLIHGGLRYLKRFDLSLVREALKERRILSNIAPNLVYPYPMILPNPGVLERVGLFVYDLLSFDRNRTWDKSKKIPAHKLLSKKEIQSRGLEVNSAIYFYDCIMPSPERLTLAFLKSAVQEGAFISNYTKAEELIFDGNRVIGAVVKDIIYNKNVKLKSSVIVNASGPWSQDFLNGTKKIKVPVPKTRSEGIYLITKKYFDTMVLHVGKKGHFSFAPWRGKNMIGPTEKAYYGPVEDWKLSRESILEFLEYINSSGLLSEKLELKDVEFAYGGLRPLAESGGEDKETYSASRKSELQDHSKDGIEGLISAGGGKYTTSRHFAEKIFQLIKKKTSKKTGPNVSEKKFLKGCEVPNIESYLETAKSSHPNFAKNTIEYLVRNYGTEYESVLALANSSKQLSEVLDEDGELSAQVLYAIRFEMAMNLKDIFLRRTGLGTVGLPADEVLSKVAEIAGKEWNWSVEKRSEEIQKLKRRLLV from the coding sequence ATGAGTCCTCAAAAATTAGAACGATTTATCGAAAACATAGGCGATGAGGCTTACTTTGATGTATTGATCATAGGCGGAGGGATCACTGGTTCCGCATTGGCCTATGAAGTGGCGAGCAGGGGACTTTCCGTTGCATTGGTAGAAAAAGAAGATTTTGGAGGAGCAACATCATCTGCCACAGGAAAACTGATCCATGGTGGACTAAGATATTTAAAACGTTTCGATTTGTCTTTAGTCAGGGAGGCTCTCAAAGAAAGAAGGATCTTATCTAATATTGCTCCAAACCTGGTATACCCTTATCCGATGATCCTTCCGAATCCGGGAGTTCTGGAGAGAGTCGGTCTATTCGTATACGATCTACTTTCTTTTGATAGAAACAGAACTTGGGATAAATCCAAAAAAATCCCTGCGCATAAATTGCTTTCTAAAAAAGAGATCCAAAGCCGCGGCTTGGAAGTGAATTCAGCGATCTATTTTTACGATTGTATCATGCCAAGTCCTGAAAGATTGACCTTGGCTTTTTTAAAATCGGCAGTCCAAGAAGGCGCATTCATTTCCAATTACACAAAGGCAGAAGAATTGATCTTTGATGGAAATCGGGTTATTGGGGCAGTTGTAAAAGATATTATTTATAATAAAAACGTAAAATTAAAGTCTTCTGTAATTGTAAATGCATCCGGGCCTTGGAGCCAGGACTTTTTGAATGGAACCAAAAAGATAAAAGTCCCAGTTCCTAAAACAAGATCAGAAGGAATTTATCTAATCACAAAAAAATATTTCGATACCATGGTGCTTCATGTAGGCAAAAAGGGCCATTTCAGTTTTGCTCCTTGGAGAGGAAAGAATATGATTGGGCCGACTGAAAAAGCATATTATGGGCCGGTGGAAGATTGGAAACTTTCTCGGGAAAGTATTTTAGAATTTTTAGAATATATCAATTCCTCCGGTCTACTTTCAGAAAAATTAGAATTAAAAGATGTAGAGTTTGCTTATGGTGGACTCAGGCCTCTTGCAGAATCCGGGGGAGAAGATAAAGAAACTTATTCTGCTTCCAGAAAATCAGAATTACAAGATCATTCTAAGGATGGAATAGAAGGACTGATTAGTGCTGGTGGTGGAAAATACACCACGAGTCGCCACTTCGCAGAGAAAATATTCCAACTTATCAAAAAGAAAACATCTAAAAAAACAGGACCTAATGTTTCCGAGAAAAAATTCCTAAAAGGATGTGAAGTCCCAAATATAGAATCTTATTTAGAAACTGCTAAATCTTCTCATCCTAATTTTGCCAAAAATACAATAGAGTATCTGGTCCGAAATTATGGAACTGAATATGAATCTGTTCTGGCATTGGCAAATTCTTCTAAACAATTATCAGAAGTGTTAGATGAAGATGGGGAACTGTCAGCTCAAGTTCTATACGCAATTCGTTTCGAAATGGCGATGAATCTTAAGGATATTTTCCTCCGACGAACAGGTCTTGGAACTGTTGGACTTCCCGCCGATGAGGTGCTTTCTAAAGTTGCTGAAATTGCAGGTAAAGAATGGAATTGGTCGGTTGAAAAAAGATCGGAAGAGATCCAGAAATTAAAACGAAGACTACTCGTTTGA